The genomic stretch CGGCTGGCTCTGTGACTTCCAGGTGAGCTGGTGGCAGGCCTCGGTCTGACACCTCCACGGGTGTCGGCTCATCGGACGTGAGCTCGGTGGATGTGACATCTGTAGAAGGTTCTGCGGTCTCCGGGGAACGCTCGGCTGAGGGTTCTGTCTCCTCTTCATCTCTGACCTCAAACTGTACCCCCTCTTGGTCGTCCGCGTGATCCTTCTTGGACTGGGGGTGAACCGACACCTTGATGGCAATCTGCTGAGGCTGTTCGTGCAGCGAGGAGGCGTCCGAGTCCGCAGTGGGAGAGTCACTCCGCTTCAGAGAGTTGGGGATGGTGAACACCTCATCCCCGTCGGTGGCCTCCTGGCCTTCGGGTGTGTGCCTTACAAAATTCTGTCCCTGCTCCTCCAGCCCAACCACTTCCATGATTTCCTCCATGATGGTCCTGCAGTTCATGATGAGGGGGGGCAGAGGCACACTCCTGGCCAGCTCTTCGATGTAACGGGCGAACTCCATGGTTTTGAACTGGGTGACTTTGGCAAGCTCTAGGGTTTTGGCTGAGGTGATGATGGGGATGCGCTTGGCGATCTCAAAGGCCTTCTGCAGCTTCTCTGCACCTTCTGTCCTAAAGAACTCGTTGATGGCTTTCTCGGTCTTCTTCAGGTGGCTGCTCATCATGCACAGGCGGGTGATGTTGAGGATCATGACGATGGTGAAGGCCACGAGGCAGACAACCATGTAGTAGACGCCCATGTCTCCAGAGGTAAAGATGACTCTCAGGGTCACCGTGTTGTTCACAGTGCCGTAGATGTTAGAAGCCACGCACGTGTATTTCCCGCGGTCTGAGAAGGACACCTTGGTGATGTTCAGGAGGCCGCCACTGAGCATCTGCCACTTTCCTGTCAGGAGAGAAGAGATGATA from Ictidomys tridecemlineatus isolate mIctTri1 chromosome 14, mIctTri1.hap1, whole genome shotgun sequence encodes the following:
- the Mfap3l gene encoding microfibrillar-associated protein 3-like isoform X2, encoding MLSGGLLNITKVSFSDRGKYTCVASNIYGTVNNTVTLRVIFTSGDMGVYYMVVCLVAFTIVMILNITRLCMMSSHLKKTEKAINEFFRTEGAEKLQKAFEIAKRIPIITSAKTLELAKVTQFKTMEFARYIEELARSVPLPPLIMNCRTIMEEIMEVVGLEEQGQNFVRHTPEGQEATDGDEVFTIPNSLKRSDSPTADSDASSLHEQPQQIAIKVSVHPQSKKDHADDQEGVQFEVRDEEETEPSAERSPETAEPSTDVTSTELTSDEPTPVEVSDRGLPPAHLEVTEPAVTRDKNTCIIYESHV
- the Mfap3l gene encoding microfibrillar-associated protein 3-like isoform X1, with protein sequence MDLLKSHLTLCFLPSVPFLILMSTLATAESVTNSTLNGTDVVLGSVPIIITRTDHIIVKEGNSALINCSVYGNPELQFKWYNSIGKLLKEEEDEKEKGGGKWQMLSGGLLNITKVSFSDRGKYTCVASNIYGTVNNTVTLRVIFTSGDMGVYYMVVCLVAFTIVMILNITRLCMMSSHLKKTEKAINEFFRTEGAEKLQKAFEIAKRIPIITSAKTLELAKVTQFKTMEFARYIEELARSVPLPPLIMNCRTIMEEIMEVVGLEEQGQNFVRHTPEGQEATDGDEVFTIPNSLKRSDSPTADSDASSLHEQPQQIAIKVSVHPQSKKDHADDQEGVQFEVRDEEETEPSAERSPETAEPSTDVTSTELTSDEPTPVEVSDRGLPPAHLEVTEPAVTRDKNTCIIYESHV